In Xenopus tropicalis strain Nigerian chromosome 5, UCB_Xtro_10.0, whole genome shotgun sequence, one genomic interval encodes:
- the LOC116406491 gene encoding extracellular calcium-sensing receptor-like — protein sequence MRRFLQALLLLCSLGEGHPGPACSLQSWDMDSFSQPGDVLIGGVFVIHSGFVFPRPTFQEMPQPASCKDFQTRYYRDFLGLIFAIDEVNRSPDLLPNITLGFRLFDSCMFELRATGGALTVMSGMRNPAPGYDCHEHSHVVGIVGELFSALSLPIARVLGVLHVPQVQRSLK from the exons ATGAGAAGATTCCTGCAGGCCCTCCTGCTCCTCTGCTCCCTGGGGGAGGGACACCCCGGCCCGGCCTGCAGCCTCCAAAGCTGGGACATGGACTCATTCTCCCAACCCGGGGATGTTCTTATTGGGGGGGTGTTTGTCATCCACTCTGGCTTTGTATTCCCACGGCCCACTTTCCAGGAGATGCCCCAGCCGGCTTCATGCAAGGA CTTCCAGACCCGATATTACCGGGACTTTCTGGGCCTGATATTTGCCATTGATGAAGTTAATCGTTCTCCTGATCTCCTACCCAACATCACCTTGGGCTTCAGGCTGTTTGACTCTTGTATGTTTGAGCTCCGGGCAACTGGGGGCGCTCTAACTGTCATGTCGGGGATGAGAAATCCGGCTCCTGGATATGACTGCCATGAACACTCTCATGTGGTTGGGATTGTGGGAGAACTgttctctgccctctctctgccCATTGCCAGGGTACTAGGCGTCCTACACGTCCCACAGGTACAGCGCTCTCTGAAATAA
- the LOC100496596 gene encoding extracellular calcium-sensing receptor-like, translating into MSPLQISHGSTLSALSNKINFPSFLRTVPSNMFQNTALTRLVGLFGWTYVGMLVVDNDAGEQGGQVIRAGIEKAGSCVAFLEKIHLSYSMAQIQRVVDVIRKSSVNVIILHSPEDHVKVLLDSLYDEGVTNKVFISSASFALRLGIFSRKAWKVLNGTIGLIPSTGAMPGFEEFLGSLHPSRYNKYPLIRALWEKAFSCRWPGGETQENKTEPAVFLPLCTGEEDLRGLVPSLFEMKDLSYTYHAYLAVFAYAQALHSLLLCQAPTEKSHYGTCGDARDTQPWQVLNYVKRTPFRPNTGEPIAFNADGDIPAAYHIVNVQILNGSFNLVKVGRFDPEAGDSILLDISSIRWNERFSQVPPSMCSTNCRPGSWKAPRRGQPICCYDCIPCPLGDITNTTDAAECFTCPRDQWPNEEQNMCVPKVIEFLSYQEPLGIFLAVTVIIFFLITLAILFIFMKYRGTPIIKATNRELSFILLVSLTLCFLCCLIFIGSPSPMTCPLRQTLFMVVFSISISSVLAKTIMVIVAFKATKMHSPLRKWLGPKIPRTVVALCTTAQVGICGAWLLLSPPFPQVNAEIEKHKLIRECHEGQSLFFYVTLGFMGFLAMVSFFAAFLARNLPGSYNEAKLITFSMLVFCSVWVSFIPAHLSTKGKYTVSVQIFAILASSAGLLACIFLPKCYIVLLRPDRNSRGRITKLVT; encoded by the exons ATGTCTCCCTTACAGATCAGCCACGGATCCACCCTATCGGCACTGAGTAACAAGATCAACTTCCCCTCTTTCCTTCGTACTGTGCCCAGTAATATGTTCCAGAACACGGCTCTCACCCGCCTCGTTGGCCTCTTTGGCTGGACTTATGTAGGGATGCTGGTGGTGGACAATGATGCAGGGGAACAAGGGGGGCAGGTTATTCGAGCTGGCATAGAGAAGGCTGGCAGCTGCGTGGCATTtctggagaagatccacttgagCTACTCCATGGCCCAGATACAAAGGGTGGTGGATGTTATTAGGAAGAGCTCGGTCAATGTGATTATTCTTCACAGCCCTGAGGACCATGTGAAGGTTCTGCTGGATTCACTGTATGATGAGGGGGTGACAAACAAAGTCTTCATTTCTTCAGCTTCCTTTGCGCTTAGACTTGGTATCTTCTCCAGAAAGGCATGGAAAGTCCTAAATGGGACAATTGGACTGATTCCTAGCACAGGCGCCATGCCAGGCTTTGAGGAATTCCTGGGTTCCCTTCACCCATCCAGATACAATAAATACCCCTTGATACGGGCGCTGTGGGAGAAAGCTTTCAGCTGCCGGTGGCCGGGTGGGGAGACCCAAGAGAACAAGACAGAGCCAGCAGTGTTCCTGCCACTTTGCACGGGGGAGGAAGACCTCAGAGGGTTGGTCCCTTCGTTATTCGAGATGAAGGACCTCAGTTACACGTATCATGCCTACCTGGCGGTATTTGCCTATGCCCAGGCTCTGCACTCACTGCTCCTGTGCCAGGCTCCCACGGAGAAGTCTCACTATGGCACGTGTGGCGATGCCAGGGACACACAACCATGGCAG GTCCTCAACTACGTGAAGAGAACCCCTTTCCGCCCCAACACAGGGGAGCCAATAGCATTTAATGCTGACGGAGATATCCCAGCGGCCTACCATATTGTCAATGTGCAGATTCTCAATGGCAGTTTTAATCTGGTAAAAGTGGGGAGGTTTGACCCCGAAGCCGGCGACTCCATCCTCCTTGATATCAGCTCCATACGGTGGAACGAGAGATTTAGCCAG GTGCCCCCATCCATGTGCAGCACCAACTGCCGCCCAGGTTCCTGGAAAGCCCCCCGGAGAGGGCAGCCCATCTGTTGCTATGACTGCATCCCGTGCCCCCTGGGGGACATAACCAACACTACAG ACGCGGCCGAATGCTTTACATGCCCCCGGGACCAGTGGCCCAATGAGGAGCAGAACATGTGTGTGCCCAAAGTGATAGAATTCCTCTCATATCAGGAGCCACTGGGAATCTTCCTCGCCGTCACAGTCATCATCTTCTTCCTCATAACTCTGGCCATCCTCTTTATCTTCATGAAATACCGGGGAACCCCAATAATCAAGGCCACAAACAGGGAGCTGAGTTTCATCCTCCTGGTGTCCCTCACCCTGTGCTTCCTCTGCTGCCTCATCTTCATCGGTTCCCCTTCCCCAATGACTTGCCCCCTGCGCCAGACCCTGTTCATGGTGGTCTTCTCTATCAGCATCTCATCCGTCCTGGCTAAGACCATCATGGTGATTGTGGCCTTCAAAGCCACCAAAATGCACAGTCCCCTGAGGAAATGGTTGGGACCAAAGATCCCTCGTACGGTGGTGGCACTTTGCACCACGGCGCAGGTTGGCATTTGTGGGGCGTGGCTTCTCCTCTCTCCGCCTTTCCCACAAGTGAACGCAGAGATTGAGAAGCACAAACTGATACGTGAATGTCACGAGGGCCAAAGCCTTTTCTTTTATGTCACTTTGGGCTTCATGGGCTTCCTGGCAATGGTCAGTTTCTTTGCTGCTTTCCTGGCACGGAACCTGCCCGGGAGCTACAATGAGGCCAAACTCATCACCTTCAGCATGTTGGTCTTCTGCAGCGTGTGGGTCTCCTTCATCCCGGCCCATCTGAGCACCAAGGGCAAGTACACTGTATCCGTACAGATATTCGCCATCTTGGCCTCCAGCGCGGGGCTtctagcctgtatatttctgcccaagtGCTATATTGTACTGCTGCGGCCTGACAGGAACAGCCGGGGGCGTATAACCAAGTTGGTCACATGA